The stretch of DNA tacaagccaattgttaatcacaaaatattgatcatgGCTATAATCTTAACTCAATCCTTACAGCATAGCTATGCACGTGCGTGCAGCGTACGATTATAGCGGTTTTGGAGTACTTGTCGATCTCTGTTGATGCATGTAAAGGCAGTTTCTCTGATTCTTATCTTCAGTGTCGTTATACGTATCCGCTTTtctcatcaaagtttattccTGTCCTCTATGTCAAGTATGCATATACTACATCTTTAAGGAAGCATCTTCCAGTCACCCATTCCATCTCTCTATATATTCTATGTAACAGAGCTGAGTGACACTGCTCACATTAACTTGCATGAAATCACACCATCGACCGCGTGAGGAGATCTTGATAGAAGATGTGGTGTGAGAAGCCTGTCAGTGCTGGTTCTGGCAAAGACTGGGTAGTGGAGATGGAGAAGATGCTAGATGGCGCAGAccgggcggcggagacggcgcgCTGGAGCAAGCCCTCCATCTACCGGGTGCCGGAGTGGCTCAAGGACATGGccaccgacgacggcgcctACCGGCCGCGGCTGGTGTCGCTCGGTCCCTTCCAccacgacgacgagctcctcAGGCCCATGGAGGAGCACAAGCGCCGGGCGGTGCTGCACATCGTGAAGCGCTCCCGCAAGCGGCTCGGTGAGTTCGCGGCCGCCATTGCGGGCGTGGCCGACGAGCTGCTGGACGCATACGATAACCTGGGCGGCAGATGGCGCCGCGAGGACGAAGGCGGCAGGCGCCGGTTCGTGGAGATGATGGTGCTGGACGGGTGCTTCCTGCTGGAGATGATGAAGGGGCTCTCGGACAGGCGGGCGCCCGATGACTACGCGCCCAACGACCCGGTGTTCAGCGTGCATGGCATGCTCTGTCTGTGGGTGGGCATCCGGGGCGACATGCTCGTCATTGAGAACCAGATCCCTCTGCTTGCACTGTATAGGCTTGAACAAGTTTGGCGCGGCAACACACCATTGGTATGTACAACTTGAttttaagagcaagttcaatacatctgtagtcaatttaatagccaattcatacaatagctacttataaaatattaatacatggtctcatatatcatacacactAAGCGTCTTCGAGCCCgtgctgtagctagctacaaattagtagtccactaccctctctctcctctcttttctctttaaaatatatttattgccaGCCTATAGTCtcctattgtacctgctctaagtaGCACTCTCTAGCAGtgcattatattatatatgaattagcATACTTTGGCCGTGTTGGTTTGGAGTTGTTTTGGGGTAAGTTATCcagcgcggaaaacgtagtaatagattagtacatgattaataacttttataaataaaagattaatatgatattttaaagcaactttcgtataaaaaaatttcgcaaaaaatacaccgttaaTAGTTTGGGAAGTgtgcgcacgaaaaacgagagaatatgGATAAGTTATCTCGGCAGCCGAACGCAAACCTTTGTGAGAGACATGTAATCTTATAGTGGAGGAGatagggagaagagagaggattAGTGAGCTGTAATCTTATAGTCATGGACATATATGAGAGACATGTGagtcatatattaataataaagagttaactactatatgagtGGGCTAAAAAAAGACTACAAGGAGTCTTATAGTCAGCtcgttggctatattattagccttgctcttatcTATGGTTTCATTTGCACTAAAATGATGTAGATTGTTACTCGGTTTTTGTACGCACGCttctcaaactactaaatgatgtaatttttataaaatgttttaatataaaatttaatcatatgatatttctaaaatagatttttttaaccttatagTAGTTAAGTCCATTGTTTATGCCATGAaatagtgataaaaaaattagataatctttcatttatcaaaagaacacaacctaatACTACTACTGTAACACCCCTTCTATTATTTGTACtaccattattaatttatgacTTAATTCgataatcaacatgtgctaaatAGAGACGTTAAGTTTGTGATGATTAATCTGCGAGATACTTCCTTTTTATGGTATATATAAGGCAGTGTTGATTTTGTACATGACATTTTAcctcatcttattcaaaagaaatataaaaatatatgttatacataaagtatatacatttaataataaaaagggTGACAGCAATATATCCTTACAttgctttttttaataaaacgaatgttCAAATAACATCGATAGTCAGCAAAATTCAATAGCTCTATGTAGCAAAAATTAACTTCGAATAACCCTATGTCAAATTATATTTGTGATTAGAGTAGTAACATGTGaacttaattagctagctagctcttatactatatatatatctttgtgCAGAGCGAGAAAGATATCAACAATCTGGTGCTTAATTTTGTCTATGACCCTCTCAAGGATAGAGAGATGCCCAGGGAAGACATCATCGAGAACAAACTGTGCCTCCACCCATTGGACATTTATCACAAGAACTTCTGTGGTGGGAGTCGAGCATGCCCTGTGCTGTAGAACTGACGGAAGCAGGGATCCATCTGAAGAAGTGCAGGGGCACCCATGTGATCGACTACAGAAGCCGCGTGCTTTGCCTCCCGACGGTCTCCATCCACGACGGCACCGAGAAGATCTTCCTCAACCTGCTGGCGTTCGAGCGGCTGCAcggcgacgccggcagcgAGGCGACGGATTACATGATCTTCATGGACAACATCGTCAACTCCGAGAGGGACGTGGCGCTGCTGCGATCCAAGGGGATCATCAGGAACTTGCTGAGcagcgacaccgaggcggcgCAGCTGTTCAACAACCTGAGCAAGGGGGCCGTGCTGAGCCCGTTCAGCAGGCTGCACGACGTGCGCCGCAAGGTGAACGCTCACTGCAGGCGGCCCTGGAACAGGTGGAGGGCCATCCTGGAGCATAACTACATGAGCAACCCATGTGTTTTGATTTCCCTCATTGCTGCTGCCATCCTGCTTGTCGCCACCCTCCTGCAGACCGTCTATTCTGTCCTCGGCGTCTACAAATCCTGAATGTTTTCCAACTATATACTTACTGTTCATCACAAGATAAACTCCTCCACAGAGTGGTCTATATATCTTaggtacatgtatatatacacatgcacgtgtgtgtatatatgttgcaATAAAACATGCCCTTAAATAAGGTGCTGGAAAAAGCCTAGAGGGGAGACTAGATATACCATTAGTATATATGGATCTGTTTGGTTGCTTTAATGTCCCCAGCTTGATCCATATCTTTCATCTAGGCTACTATTAGCCTGGCTAGAGTAGTCCAATTGATCTTATTTGGTTGCTTACATGAATATGTCCTAGATGATCTGAGAtagtgtttggttggttgtatTTCTAGATGCGGAATTCAAAAGATGATGTTTGAACCTTGAGTGTAGTCACATCTTTTTAGGAAAGATGCGGTTGCCCAATGATTCGttccaatgaaaaaaattttaagtccTTTGTGAACAAAATATCAAGtcaattttattgtattttttaaatattgacAAGCATTTCCCTATGTCTTAGGTAGAGAGTAGCAACTCTTTTGACAATCAATTTAAGTAGTTGATTTGAACAAAGTGTTTAttggtaaaaataaactaaaggaCATACATATACTACCATGTGCTGAACAATTAAGGGTCTGTTTGGTTGTTCGCACGTCCCGAGCCTGGTTCGTATCTTTTATCCAGGCTGCTCTACTTGCTAGATTAATCCAATTGAGCATGTTTGGTTGCCTCTATGAGTCTGTTCTGGATGACTTGAGGTACCGTTTGATTGGTTGTATCTCTGTATACTGCATCCAAGAgatattgtttggttggatgtttGGACTCAGAGTGTAGTGACCTTTTCATAGGATTGGTGAGGTTGGCACAAGATTGACCGCTACTATAGAACCCGTTATCTGTGAAGGGTCTAAATCCATATTTGTGACGGACAATGGTCTGGTTAGTGATGAGTGGTCACTGAACCCGTTATCTGTGAAGGGTCTAAATCCATATTTGTGACGGACAATGGTCTGGTTAGTGATGAGTGGTCACTGAAAAACCTATCATTGACGGGCCAAAGTCCGTCACTGATGGGCATCATCTTTAACGGGTCAAGTAAAGCCCGTCACCGAGATGCTCATAGCCCGTTACAGATGACTCATCCATGACAGGCACATATTATGGCCCATTCatgtcatccgtgacgggcacATATTATGGCCTTTCATGGATGATTAAAtacattgaaaaaatatgactAAAACTCATTTTTGACAGCTAAAATTATGGCTcgtcacggatgagtcatCTGTGACAGGCCATGAGATACGGCCCGTGACGGGCGCTTATTACGACACTTCACGAATAGTGAAatacacaacaaaaaaataatttgaattattttttggccTCATGATGTTGCTGGATATGCCCCAAAAAATGATTGAAgcagtgtgtgtatatacacacactgttTTAATTTcaacactaaaataaaaactacagcctatataaatttttctgATCAGTAGtgcattgaaaaaaaactatagccAAGTAAGTTAGTAGTGTACTAAAACTACATCCAATTAGAAGTACACTAACATAAAAACTACAGCCAAGTAAAAATTTGCTGAGGTCGTTGTTGCCGCGCCAGAGCTGGAtccgctgcgccgccgccagatcCCTCGCTaccgccaccggccgccgccaccacatgtgtcatcgtcgtcgtcgtcgcccactCGTTGTTGTCACCACCCATTGTTGGGGTTGGCGCCGCCACGGAGGGGGCGGCCCGAGCGACGGGGGCGACGTGCCGGCCGCCACGTGCACGCCGCCCACTCGAGCTCGGCGtcgagagaggaagagaaagagagggagaggagagagagggtgagagaggaagagaaagagtgaggagaagggaaaaatttcggggatggagagagagacaaggaggaaagataaaaattttgatgtggTGAGGAGAAAATTTTTTCATTGGAAGTCTTTCATGTCATCTTTGACGCGCCATAATTATGGCCCGTTACGGATGACTCATTCATGACGGCACTAATTTTGGCTCTTCACGGATGactcatttcatctttgacgggccatAGTTCATCCGTAACGGGCCTTTATTTTGGCCCTTCGCAGATAAATGTCATCGGTGACGGGCGCTGATTTTGGATCTTCACGGATAAGTCGTGTCGGGCGTAAAATTTGGCTCGACACAGATGATATGTCATCAGTGATGGGCCAAACCAAATAGAGCCATCTACAACGGCCTTATTTTGGTCGTCACAGATAAGTGTGGGTGTTACGGGCTGTTAGGTTCCGTCACGCATGACCGTCGGTTCCGTAGTAATGGactccaacaaaaaaaattaagctctTGTGATCAAATtgtctaatttatttaaatttattttttaaactgatGCATTTTCCATAGATCGGTTGATTAACGCTTCTTAATTAGCACGCATTTCCCATAGATGAACTTAATAGTGGTTTTTACCAGGTTAATTCAATGACCTACAGGAAGGCTTGTGGTGACAGTAATTAGGAAATGGTTATGCATCTCCTTGTCAGAAATCTCATTCTACCCTCATAAACCAATAAAATCGGTATGACTCCACACAGGGCATATATCACTCCAATagaagaaaacatataatCCACATATTTTGCACAATAGACAGATTCCATGTAGCCATGTATAAACCCAACAATTACATGGACAGATAGATCACAATGGCCAATCCACATTCTTTTGGAGTATGTATAAACCCAACACTAATTACATGGAGCTATTCAAATGTTTCGAGTTCTGAATCCACCCAACACTGTATATCCATGTTTGCTGTCTGGTAACTTTCTACGGCAGGGTTCTTATAAACTGTTTGCTCCCAACCAATTCTAGCCATATACTTTCCTTGCTTTGTAGTTTTGTATCCCTACAGACGATAACAACATACAAGTATACACAGAGTTGAAAACGTTCTTAAGCAGCAGCCATGGAGTAATTTACTAAAATATTACAGCCAATGATTTTTACCTTGTGGTGTGCAGCATCAGTTGGTATATCTATATTCAAGAATGAGCCTCGAGGATATGTTCCATTCTTAAACTCAACCATGACAGTATTTATCAGAGGAATAACAACCTCTGTAGCCATTTTGAGGTCGATAGCACTGCTCTAATCTGCAACCCTGAAAGTTCCAATTGGATGTCAAACGGTGCAAgcctaaaataaacaaacagttttttcattgttttttaaagCAATAAGCCACCATTAAGCCAAAAgcctaaaataaacaaacggTTCGAGTAGAGTTTTTAGCTGATTTGGAGTAAACATACGTCGAAATGAAACCTCAAACAATACGTATTCATAATCACCTCTGATTTATACTTAAAGCAATTTCATTATTATGTCATAATCTCAGTTGTTCTAAGTTCCCATATTGCACAGATGCAATTATGTCAGAACTACATATTGCACGAGATAAATGACTAAATGATATTATCAATCCTTATGACAAACAGAGGGTATCACATAGCAATATGGTTTGTGTGTTCTGTGCTGAATGTAGCATCAATCCTTATCGTATAGAGACACAAATCACATGTAAGTCCCCAAACAAGgacagagaaaaaacaaagatcgTTCTTTCACCAAGAACCATCAATCCCCCCTCCAAAGAACTCCCATCCTAGGTCTTTTCATGTAAACTCAACCAGCCCAGGAGAAGCATTCACCATTTCAACCCAAGAATAATCCCAAAAAAGAAAGGTCACCCACCTCAGATCTCCTCCACACCCTCCTCAGCAGCAGGTCACCCACCAAGAACAACAGCACCTGGGATTGGCCACCCCCGCAGCTACACGAAACAACACCTCACCTCCTCCCtccaaagaaagaaagaacgaACACACACCAGCCACCAGCCCTTGATGAAGCAGAAGCTCAAGAATGGCTTCAGATTTGGGAggcgaggaagaggaaaaGGGAGatgaggagagaaagagagagagaaaaggcgACCACGGGAGATGGAGGGCAACCGGCACGGGAGACGGAAGGGCGACCGGTGCAGGAGACATGGAGGGCGACCGACGGAGGACACGGCCGGCACTCGCAGACggtggaggagggcgcggtgAGCCCGGCGAGGAGGCGAGATGAGCGCTTGGGGTAGGAgagaggtcggcagcggcggcggtagtGGAAGGAATGCGGAGTGGGTGAGGGGTCGGAGCGGTGACCCCTTCGCCTGGCCTTGCATGCGTGGGTGCAGCGCTTTGCATCCAGCGGGCATGGCCGGAGAGTGAAGCTCCAATCGAGTGTTTCCACTCAGCCTGCCTGGGAGTCGTTTCTTGCATGCACAGAACATGGATGGGAAGCAGATTCAGGCAACCAAACAAGTACGATTTGCATCCACCGATATGAGTCAGGTTAGGTGCAGCCAACCAAATTGCACCGTGACTCCGGCCTAACTAACATAGGCCGCTAATCCTTCTCAGTCTGGTcgatcataaataaatcatgctttaaactattttaaataatgtatttacaccctcatcttttcctTGGTCATTATGCTTAtcaacaatattttaattttcaattctaaatttagagtcgaTTTTGacgttttttcatcgtattttattttgcagcttttgattttagatcaagaagaacatatatttatataattgtttaattcgtacattattttttatttataaatttatcattttatttttccttaaaaGGCCAAAAGAGGACCTCCTAAGGGCATtcctaacccataacactagatgtagtttccataaactccacatcatcaaaaaactagtactagacattACTCTTCCAATACAAACACCACTGTGacatactttaatttaatgctacttatctcacataatatcttgaatgttgtgtagaaaccatgtctcatacaagacatggttttattctcttttcttatttattcacttgtcacatTGTCATATCATCTTTCATCCTAGatgataacttatttaatgttatggacatCATCCTTGTCATTGGGTTAAGAATGCCCTAAGACTCCCCACCCTTGCAAGATTTTCCGTCAGCAAACAATGTTTACCACACCCACATGAGAGAAGGTGGATCTAAGCTTCCAATATATTCCAACCATACTTAGAAAACATCTCCAAAACTCTAGTCTCAAACATGCATGATTCTACATTGAACTACCAATGCTAATTAGACAcgcaaaataataaaaaaggaatCATTTTCACACCTTTTTACCTATCGTTTATGTCCATCTTGCTGGAATGCTGggtgtacatatatatgtatatttcgGTTACAAATACCCATATATGATGAACTGAACATTTAGGGTGAGCATTGTGGATGAAGTGATGCTCCGGGGAGAGTATAGCATAACATTGTAAAAGAGCGCGACAATATACAATATGTGAGTGGAAGACGTAAGGGAAAATAGTACTAGTCAAAGAAAACACAAAGGACATTTGAAGGGGATCAACCCATGCGCCATCTCCATGACTTTAGAGGATAGAGTCAACTTgctaactataaaattaaatcacaTTATAGttaacacatataatatattgaGTATAAGGTtgtctttaatttttatttatagctcTTTCTCAAACCTATATATTTAACATATCTTTTTTGAAGTGTGTACAGAACTAGCTCTCGTATGAGAgcaaatatcatttattgttTCATTCAATCTCTCCatgttagtttatttttaacttatagtttactattatacttacgattaaggccgcgttcgttatGGAgagaataagttaacttatcctgcgcggaaaacgtagcaatagattagtatacaattaattattaattattaaaaaatatgaaatagactaatatgattttttaaaacaactttcctatagaaatattttgcaaaaaatataccgtttagcagtttggaaaacgtACGCACAGAAAACGAGAGGAATAAGATACCTTATCTGGCTGCCGAACGCAGCTAAGTGGTACTCTGAAGCTAGAAAGATGGTGTGCAAGTAGGTCTGTTCAAACACTGCCCTTTGGGCCAGCCTGGAAATTAAAAAGCCCCGCAAACAAACTTAGGGTGGTGATCTGAAAATACAAAGCCCAGGCTCAGCGCGATACTCGGGCTTTCTTAGGCAGTGGCAACCCTACATCAAGTTATCTAGAGCTGGAGTCCTCAGATCATAGGTAAATTATTCAATTCTTACTGAAttatatcacatatatattaattagataattagtacatattggATCCGTGGTAATTTTCACCACTCCTCAGGcccaaaaaaatcttatttgtAAAGTTACATACATCCATATATACACTTGTTTTCGTTGAGTTTGATGCGAGCTAATgggtaataattaatttgctgACACGGCCAGGAAGACTATGAGATATACTGACACAATGGTAACTCATCACAATATACACCATgaccaataaaaaatagaaaaatttaactatttgctacTATTAGGAATAACATCTATTTGCTACCATTCTTACTATTCGTCTTATGTAATTGCCACCGGGGAATGAAAACTTCttaataatttatcatttttgccGACGTGGCATTGCCAGCTCACCCTGCCAGCATGGTCGCCTTGACAATTGCATTTTTCCTCTGCTCTGGTAAGTGTGTTATTGTGCTTCGCCATtcacaaaattaaaacaatgaaGTGGTACAAAGTAGCATATGCATATACGGTGatgtatttatttgataaggGTAGGTGGAGAAGAGGACCAGAGAGAAGGAGCAAAGTGAATCAGGCAAGGTTTTGTATCGTATAAACTGGTCCGTGAGAAACGAAAATTAAAGAGAGCTAATAAATCCTGGTCCGGTGCATTAGATCCACGCATACATACACACCGGTTTgataaatcaaacaaaagtTGGCAGCTGTTAACTCTAGATTTACAAATTAGAAATGTGTCTGGGAGAGATCGAGCTGTCGAACCCTTCTCTCGGCGGAGATGACCCAGATGCCGTCCTCCGGCACCGGCGGAGAAGAGTATACGGAGATGGCTGCGGCTAGTAGGATGTAGAATACGGCGGTGGACAAGACCGAGAGGGGCGGCGACCGCCTTGGATGACTTAACTAtcggaggcggaggggagagAAGGGGAAGGGAGAATGGCAGAGGTGCCTACCGAAATAATTTACCGAACAGTCTCTGACTTGTGGGGTCTACAAGGGGTAACGTGGATATTTCATGTCCTGGTCCATGCTGGCAGTACGAGGTGGCATGCCACATCCGTTAAAATGGAAAATTATTAAGAAGTCTTGTCTCCCGATGACAATTACGTAAGAAGAGTAGTAGGAATGGTATTTGAAGAGGTATTATTTCTAATAGTggcaaatatttaaattttccttAAGAATAACAACAAGAGTGATGTATATCGAGTGACATAAATATTCTTTTCCCATGCCTATTCATTCATTGTCTGGCTATAAAACATATCCATATCACGGCCTTGAGCTTGATAGTGAGCATATATTGCATACGTGAGGAGTCCCGTAGAGGTATACAGACTAATGTTTTTTCTAGAGAaacattttacaaatagaagtGGAGGCATCAGGAAAACGCCTACTAGTTCTGTGCAGGAATTGCCAAGATGGATTAAGGTGATTTGGACTATGGGCAAGAATTGGATCTGGGTCAGGTGCTATTACAGTAGTGACCATGGCAGCAACTATTTATTCAACCATTCAGCAAATAATTAACGCGCCAGATTCATTTcttattcttttttcatttttcacctACCCCTAACTCCAACCGGCTGAAAGAGAGTGGAATTTAATGTCATTTTTACCATAGAAAGAATGCTTCACCCTAGTGTTGCACATCACACATCTCTTTTTCTCTATTGCGTTTAGGCATGAGTAATATTGAACAGCAAAAATCAAAGGATGGAGCAAAAACCGGAGATGTACAACTTGCACCATAGATTtttgtcttttgttttttatctctttatttttttatgcatgatcaaccatagtttttttattcctcAATAATGTAacaaatttggtaaaattccTAGGTGATGCCTCAAATTGGCAtgacatttaattattttgaacaAGCTTAGGATTTTTGGGCCACGTATTGTGGCCGTATGGGCTTTAATGTTCAAACAATAGAGATCCTGATCAATTTGTAACTTCCAGTATATTGGTCAGTATATTGGTTTGTTCAAATCAGGGTTCTGAAGTGTTCCcactatttcatattataagatattctaATTTTGTCtaagattatttgattaatCAATgtacaatttatatatgtatctatatacgttagtatgtgattagaaagtcttacgtcAAAACATGGAGTGGAAGATAAGAAATACGTTGTAGCCAAACATAACCGAGCTCATACTCGAACTACTCGCCAAGTTCAGATGGGCATTTGTTTGTTCAAATTAGCTCTTCATGCTCTCAACCTTTCTTCTTATTCTTATGTTGGCATGCATGGCTTCATGCTTAGGTTCAACAATCTAATTTGTCAGTTCTCAATCTGTTGTGGTGGATGATCTAAGGACTTTAAGAACAGTCTCAGAATGGAAATGGAGCATAGACACGGACAGTTGGCCATGATCGTAGGAAATGGAGCTGAGAGGTGAAGATACCAagatgagcaattttatcatacttAAGAATATATCGGTATAgtgatatataaaatttggtatttttaattattttttatatacaggtatcaaaattttaaatgcaaattttagtacctacAAATACTTTATCGTGAATAGTAAAATTACCCCTCAAAAGATATTCAAGCAAAACGAACATAATGCACAATCTGCGGTACTAATAGCTAATGGGGGTCCTCGCCAATTATTGCACCGCTACTGCGGCTCACAGTCTGGTGGGCATAAATATATCCTGctttaaactattttagatattGGATTTATATCCTCAATCCTTACGCTTATAagctaatattttacttcAATATTATatctagagttgattttatatttttttatcgtattttattttttagtcttcaATTTTTAGATCtgaaaaaacacatatataaaagttctattcgtaaattattttttattttcaaacatattgttttatttgtccTTAAACGGCCAGAAGATGATCTCCTTAGACTCCCAACCCTTGCAAGATTATACGCGCAGCAAACGATGTTTACCACACCCACAGGAGAGAAGACCGACCTAATTAAGCTTCAAATATCTTCCAACCATATATACATAGAAAACATCTCCAAAACTCTAGTCTCTAATGTGAtacattgaaaaattaaaaaaaaatcattttcacaCCTTTAGTATGGTTCATGTCGATCTTGCTGGGATATGATGGTgggtgtacatatatatttccgTTACAAATAAACATCTGATGAACTGGACATTGAAGGTGAGCATTTGTACGTGAACTGATGCTTATGTATTTTGATgtatataaacaaaagaacaaaaagtGTTACTTGTAAAGTTAAAAACATCCATGTATACACTTGTGTTCATCGAGTGTGATGCGAACAACtgagtactaattaatttgctgACACGACCAGGAAGACTATAAGGGCACATACAAAGGGCTCTCATTGTTGTCTCTATCGTTGTATGCTCGCTGGCGTGGAAAAGAGAAatgataggagagagaaaaattgttgttttgcatgtaatcagcaaaacatcgactcttggCGTATAAAACGAGAAGACAACCAGAAAATCTGCTTCGTACAtgtgctgactctaatcagagaCGCTGATCAGATGGAATGTGAGCGGAGAATTAATTAGCCTGTAATTATGAAGAGTCAGCTTGAAAGACTGTCCTTTGTATGAGGAGTCTTTTctgctgacgtggcttgagataTAGCCTATAATGTActctaccattgaacatgccctaagaTATGCTGACACGATGGTAACTCACCATGACCAATTAAAAATAACCTCAAGAGTGATATATATTGAGTGACATAAATATTCTTTTCATGATGCCCATTAATTTGTTGTCTGGCTATAAAACATATCCATATCAAGGCCTTTAGCTTGACAGTGAGCATATATTGCATACGTGAGGAGTCCCGTAGAGGTATTCGGCCAAATGCTGTTCCTACTCCTAGAcacaaatattttacaaatagaagtGGAAGGCATCAGgaaaactactactacttctgTGCAGGAATCGTCTAGATGGATTAAGGTGATTTG from Oryza brachyantha chromosome 12, ObraRS2, whole genome shotgun sequence encodes:
- the LOC102722637 gene encoding UPF0481 protein At3g47200-like, giving the protein MWCEKPVSAGSGKDWVVEMEKMLDGADRAAETARWSKPSIYRVPEWLKDMATDDGAYRPRLVSLGPFHHDDELLRPMEEHKRRAVLHIVKRSRKRLGEFAAAIAGVADELLDAYDNLGGRWRREDEGGRRRFVEMMVLDGCFLLEMMKGLSDRRAPDDYAPNDPVFSVHGMLCLWVGIRGDMLVIENQIPLLALYRLEQVWRGNTPLRDAQGRHHREQTVPPPIGHLSQELLWWESSMPCAVELTEAGIHLKKCRGTHVIDYRSRVLCLPTVSIHDGTEKIFLNLLAFERLHGDAGSEATDYMIFMDNIVNSERDVALLRSKGIIRNLLSSDTEAAQLFNNLSKGAVLSPFSRLHDVRRKVNAHCRRPWNRWRAILEHNYMSNPCVLISLIAAAILLVATLLQTVYSVLGVYKS